Below is a window of Humulus lupulus chromosome 2, drHumLupu1.1, whole genome shotgun sequence DNA.
TCTCCAgaaaattggaagagaagaagaggaggattttattttatgattggtTGAGTTAATAGAAAGAAGAAGtgaagagagagatagagagagagttgTGTTGTGTTGTGCGTAGAAAAGTGAGGAGTTTGATGCATGAAATATGGCTATATAACCGCTCTCATTTCCTGCCACGTCTTCTCtttcattttaattaaatttggaCCTTATAAACGACAAATATcacttattattattaaaatctatATGCATTCTACATTTTCTAATTTATAGTTAtttcttttatattattttaacttTTATTATTAATCTATTTATAaccaataatttaattatttcgAATAATCGACATTATATTCTAAACATAGTTAGCAGTCGCACTTTGTGCAGTGCAGATATATTATCttgttttaatatatttgttaacattttttataaaaaaaaaataagtaataacaaataaattaagatttggttttaaaaatttattcgaAATGAAATAAACAAAAAGTTACAATACTATATGGGAATGGCAAGGACTCGTACTTGTCTATCTGGGCAACTAAAAACAGGGAAAGGTATCATCTTTCTTCACATCAAAATGACCGCATAATAGCTGTTGTTCGGCCAAATGTAGTAACAATATTTGAAAAGTTGCCACACATAAGATAGGAATGTGTTGGGTAAATGTAATTTTCTCACAAATAAAACCACAAAATTAATATTGGTTGAATATACAGAAAAATTTGCCTGGTAAGAAATCAAAATATTTTCTTAAAATGAGTCGTGACATCCTCTGAATTGTAAAGAGTGAAAAGGAAGCTCTCTTTTGCACTACATCTCATTATATTATTTCCCATATTAATTTTATTggtaatttataatatttttaaagtATAAAATAGATAAATAGTGCATTTACACAAAATGATgccaaaacaaaaaacaaataaataaaaagattgtACTATTGAATATTATATTGAGAATTGCTAGTAACACTTCTACACTTTATACTCTAGTCTTGTTCTAATTGTGTAAAAGAAACCAGAAAAAAATGTTATTAACACAAAACTATCATATTATATCAAGTTAAAAAGGGAGGCAACTGTACCATTTTTGGTGGGAGTAGGTTTCACTACACTATGTAGCATTGGAAGTAGAGCATGCACATTGCTCGACCAAGTCTCTTTAACCCATGTGAGACCATATGTTACCATCCcccctatccttttttttttcattaatgatAATTAATCTTGTTTGTCATTCATTAGCAGAAATCAACAAAACTAATATTCTTTTCGAACTAACAACTGGCAGCTATAGCTACAAGTACAAAACATTCCGAAAAGAAAACCACAGAACAGATGGGCAAAACCCTAGAATCGCCGGAGATCTTTCGGGGGCTTGAAGTTGAGTGGATGAGTTTCTGGGGTGGCATTTTCGTCTTCTTTCCACATTTTTATTGTCTTGTCAGCTTCACAAGTAATAAGCCTTGTACCAGTAAGATCGTATTGAGCAGCATATATACCAGCTTCACTATCCAATGACCCTGTAGTAACATATTCGTTAAGGTTCAGTATTCTCAACAATATTCATTCAAACCCCCACAATGAAGTTAAAATAATAGTTTAAACATTTACCAGGCTGTACAATTGTTTGGGCTTGCTGGAAATTGTGACCACTCTTCCAATCCCAGAACCACAAACTTCCGTTGTCACCTTTGGTAAAAAAATTTGGCGTCAAGAAGTCAGAAAATTGTACCATTTTGTATACCAAATAACTCTTCCGACCATAATACGGATTAAACAAAATACCCAGTTGAGATTAATCCTTACCTCCTGTAGCCATGACACCATCCTCATTGACTGCCATTGCGTTAATTATGGTCTTTTGCTGGGAGCTGCTCAACAAATTACAGTCATGTTGCCACATTAgaagggaaaagaaaaaaaaattgcttgAAAAACAAAATAGGTAAGAACAATTACAAAATTACATATGCACAAATATCGGACCAACAGAAGATGAGATAATACAGGGGAAAGCTTGACATTGTGCATCTAAGATTCTAAATTTAGCAACCCCTTCCAAGTAAATAAGGAATAAATGGTGGTCAAGTTACTCACAGCATGTTGTGTAAAAATTCCCCTCTTGGAAGGCTGAATTTCTTAATGTTGTCGGCCGATGCAGAAGCAAAACAATTCCTGAAAGAAGTAAAGGAAAAGTGAAACCAAAACCTTCCGTATGAAAACTACACCAGCTTTATTCTACTGTATATTTTAAAAAGACAGTCACGACAAAATTAGACACCTACTCTTTAGGATGCTGTGCCATTGCACGGACCGACTTCTTGTGGTGAGTGAGGGTCGACATGGTTTTTCCtgcaaagaaataaataaaatgttatgAAAGgaaatgtatgtatgtatgtattgaAAACTATTATGTTCTAGTTTTAAAACACAAATTACCATTTCTAAGGTCCCAGAACTTAATCGTTGAGTCATGAGACCCCGTTACAACTTGAGGATCCTGGAGAATGAGATAAAAAAGTTGAGAATAACACATATAGAGCAATATGGACAAAGATACAATGAAACCCCCAAAGAGGGACAACATTATAATTTTCATTTTCGTAAATAACAAAGACAGCTCTATCTAATCAACCCGTCTCAAAACCTAAAAAATGTATTTACAAACAGAAAAGCAATCCAGAACAGACTCGATATGAATTACCCTATTTTCTTGAGATCACAAAACAAATAGGTAAattgtaaaataaatttaaagaaaaaccaAACAGAATAAATAATGAATATATACTTACTGTTGGCCGAGTGAAAACTGAGCACACTGTGTTGTCATGCCCAGAGAGTGCATAAATTTGCATCTTGCTACGAATATCCCAGACCTGAAAATAGTCACTGAATTATTATGCACGCACTCTAATCCAACATACAGAAATAGCTATAGTAGTCACTAGTAAATGTAAAAAAAATCTGGTATAATCTCTGTAAAAGTAACTTTAGTTATGGTAAAAAAAATTCACATACTCGGCAGACAGAATCACGTCCCCCAGTAAGGAGAATGTCAATGGTGGGATGAAGAGCCAAGCAGTATACACCACTTAGATGCCCATGATACGATCGAAtaacctaagcagaaaaattgTGGTACATAGCAAACTTAGTAACAAAACATACACAAATTACATCTCTCGAAGAGTTGGTGCTCACCTTGTTCTGTTCAAGGTCCCAGCATTTTACTTGTTTGTCATCACCAGCAGAAAACATATATGTATGTTTGCTGCTAACAGCAAGGCCTAAAGGGCAAAAAATAATAAGTCATCAGATAATTCATACATAAGTTAAGTATTAAGTGCAATCATTAGTCTTTTTTTTAGTACTTGTTCTCCATCTGAACATGCAGTTGTTAGGCTCTGATTTAGTTCTCCATGGCATAATAAACAATAGCAGTCCATACCACCAGTGATAAATTATAAAGAACTAACCTCGTACTTGTTCAATATGTCCTGTCAGTGTAAGCTTTAGCTTTCCACTTCCTACATCCCATATCTGATAAACCAAGAATCAGAAGAACAAATTAGCACCTCCTAGATAAATTGCAAAAAAGTAGTAGGGATTTCAAATTGTATAAGCTTGTGCAAATTCACATACATGTGCCTGCCCTTGCCTCCTTGTGTGAGTGTgtgtgtggggggggggggggggagagaaagagagagaagacACATACACATGTTTAGTTTCACAAAAGTATTCCACAGAATCATCAACTCATGAACAAGATCGGTAGATAAAGGTTTTGATAAATTACTAAGCATATTAATCTTTCAACTAAAATTCCAAAATGTATCCAAAAGCATGAAAATGATGACATAAGACCACTGATAGGGCTCATCTTAAACATCATCAACCAAGAAAACATGAAATGACAAGAAATAGTAGTTACTAATGTAAGCAAATTCAAAAAATCTAGTAACTATAAAAACATAGAAACAATATAAAGACCAAAACATTTCAAACCAGTAGACAAAAAATGCAAGGTAAATCCACAAAGCCCAAAAATCATCACACAATCTATTCAACATAATGTCACCAAAACCAAATCATATAGTTGAATCTTAAGGTTTAATACCTTGATTGTTCGGTCAGCAGAGCCAGTACAAAACCATGTATTACTAGGATCAAATGCGACAGATCTCACCCATCCTAAGTGGCCGCTAATCACCTGCACAATTTAGTTGACAATGAACAAGAAGTCCACTTAAGTAAGCATATTTACCCAGCCAAAAAAAAAAGTACGTATATTTTTTAATGATACCAATAGACATACATAATCCTTCAAACTAGGACTAGAAATTCATTAATTTCGAAGTCTCAGTCCAGTAGGGGAAAAAAgacaataatattaataatataatacagAATAACAATGCAGGACTATGTATTATCAGAGTGATAaagtaacaattaaaaaaaatactcatCATGTCATTACACACTCCTTAATTAATCATTAAATGCTCTCAGAGTAGAAGACCCAAAAGGAACCTAAAATATATGTACATGCATCTGTTCTGACTGATAACAGAAACAAACAAATTATAACAAAACAAAGCTTTGCTACCACATTATGTAATATTGTGATTCTTACCCTGTAGTTCTTCCAAGGAGCACGCCATACAGGACGAGGCCATCTGCTAGGAATTCTCTCCATTAAAGCAGAAGTCGAAAAATTCctgtaacaaataataataataacagctTTAATtggagagagggagagagcaTGTAACAAAATGACATTCTAAATAATACTTTAGCACTTCATAAAAGACATGATATGATTTAGAGAAGAATAAAGCAAAAACCTTTCAGGCAACCCTGAAGTTGATATGATGTCAGTGCTCCTGCCTGAAACTCCTGTATCATTCCTGAAAGGAAGAAAACAAAAACATAGATGCACGAAGTTTTCATGGCTTGGAAAAGACCTTTTTAGCAATCTACATAGCAGGATCAATACATGCCATAAGCTTGTACTAAACTGACATATTCACCAACAGTCTGTTCCTTATACATTATCCAAAGGGGAAGGTCTTGGATGCAATATGAGTAGGATGTACTTTTTTTCATAACTATATTGAGTATTAGAACTATATCAAGACAAAATATGTAAATTAATACTCAGATTAGCATGAATTCTAAAAGGGAGTTTGACAGATCACTGGGATATTAAAAAGATAAAACTAAACACCAAATATTAGGATCCTAAACTTCTGATGcagtaaaacaaaacaaaaggcaAGAGGCGCAATAAAAGCCAGTAAAGCTTGGAGCAAATATGACTATATGAGGTAGAAGAAGAGCGGACAAAAGGTGAAGTTTAGTGTAAACACGGCAGAATAACCCTTCAAATATGTTGTAATATCTCAATTATGTCACGTTATTGTGTGCAAACATTGGGTGTAAGTTTCAAGTGTCACTTTCTTCAATAAATATATGAAAAGAAACTGATTTGTTTATAACAGAAATAAGCAAATAGAATTCTGGACACAACAGGATTGTTACCTAACTATAATTCTAGGTAGATTAAATTTCCTTACTTATCCCAAATTTATACATCAATATGCTTATCCTAAAATTATACATCAATATGCTAATTTTCTGTACAGGCAAAACATGCctaaataatgaaaataataaaacaCCCACTGCTCTCTAGATTTTCCGGAATAAAACAAAACAGTGGAGAATGTACTTACGGTGTTCTAGGTACAGACGGGCCAACAACCAAAGCATTTTGAGACCCCCCTCTTTGTGAATCACTAGAGCCCTCAGGACCTGCACAATCTCAAAAACTACATCCAATTAGAGACTTGAACATGTCAAATTgtctaatataaaaatagtttcaTACAGAACTTGTACCATCAAATATCATTGTGCAGCCTTGCAGCAAATTGTGTTTTTTTTGGAACACTAAAAAATCACTAAAATACTATTATGATTCTAAAAAACTTGTTATAACTAACAAGAATATGAAGTCTGATTGATAATCTTAACCTAGAACAGGAAACAAGTAAATTTCATATATAACTGACAACTAGAGCTAATACTGCTTGCGCCACTATGTGAATTGGCTGTATGCGCCCGAACTGGAACAAAATAAACTGTACCTACCTGGAAGTGCAAGCACATTGGAAGGAACTGTAGGTTGAGGACGACCCTCCTGGCGATTGGGTTGGCTACTCGTATTTTTGGTTCCTCCATACTCGATATTTATCTAAAGGGGTAAATTCAAGTGTTTTAGCAAAACCAGTACAGCCATAGCCACTCACTCTAATGTAAatttaaagaagaagaagaagaagaagaaaaaaaaacatttgagACATAGCAAGCGAATTGAATTGACTAACCTTGTGATTGATACGTATCTTTTTACTGTAAAAAAAAAACCCCACATTAGTCTCACTTTTGAAGTTTCCTAACCAACTGAGAAAAATCCTAAGTTGAAACTTCCATGGAATCAAAATTAAATGGAAACAAGTAAAAAAGAGGACAGGAGAAAACAAAGAATTAAGGAAAAATCTAGAGTTTATACCTTTCGAGATCTGGGGGAGCTATACGACCTTGGACTGGGGAAAAAAGGTCAAGGGCTCGCTTGAGCGACTTGAAACTGAGTTTCTTAAGGGATTGCGGCTCCACCGGTTCCATCTCCAGCGTGGGCCCTGGCATactcctcttcctcttcttctcagTTACTCACCCAGTTCGAAAGTCGAAACTCTGTAACAGTATTAAAGAAGGCTAGGGTTTTAAGGCAGTGGGTCACTTCTTACTCACCCTGTAGCCCCAGATTGCCTGAAAGAGAAAATTGgaaagaggaagaagaaagaagaaggaaacaACGACGTGAATAAAACCTCGTCTTGGGTGGGTGGGTGGGGCTATGCCGGTTCGAAACCCGATCCGACTCACTCAAGACTTTTGTTGTGCTTGGGCTTTACTGAGTAAATGAAAAAGCCCATCATCATAGGGCTCTATTAACGTTATCCTATACCCATTTTTTGGGTTTCCAGGTTTTTTTTGGTTTTGCAGGAATGAAATTTATTCATTGAAAAAAAGACAAATTATAGGAAATAGCCCAAAATAAAGTCATCAAGAAgttaatgtcctcatttttaaaattgtagataaatgaccattttacattATTGAATACCTAAATTGctcttttttataatttatttatttgtttaggactgtatgactttaatatagtggtatatgtatattagttttgtttaattagtttttattttaaagttatattgattttttaagttttttataggttgttggtatattattttccaattagtgtatatgttttttgtggtatggtatataattttttgttgttgtgatatttaatttctat
It encodes the following:
- the LOC133819487 gene encoding protein pleiotropic regulatory locus 1 codes for the protein MPGPTLEMEPVEPQSLKKLSFKSLKRALDLFSPVQGRIAPPDLESKKIRINHKINIEYGGTKNTSSQPNRQEGRPQPTVPSNVLALPGPEGSSDSQRGGSQNALVVGPSVPRTPNDTGVSGRSTDIISTSGLPERNFSTSALMERIPSRWPRPVWRAPWKNYRVISGHLGWVRSVAFDPSNTWFCTGSADRTIKIWDVGSGKLKLTLTGHIEQVRGLAVSSKHTYMFSAGDDKQVKCWDLEQNKVIRSYHGHLSGVYCLALHPTIDILLTGGRDSVCRVWDIRSKMQIYALSGHDNTVCSVFTRPTDPQVVTGSHDSTIKFWDLRNGKTMSTLTHHKKSVRAMAQHPKENCFASASADNIKKFSLPRGEFLHNMLSQQKTIINAMAVNEDGVMATGGDNGSLWFWDWKSGHNFQQAQTIVQPGSLDSEAGIYAAQYDLTGTRLITCEADKTIKMWKEDENATPETHPLNFKPPKDLRRF